In Diabrotica undecimpunctata isolate CICGRU chromosome 9, icDiaUnde3, whole genome shotgun sequence, the DNA window TCGTAATTTCattattaaaaagatttttacttcatttatttgaatttgaattgATAAGTTTTAAACAGTAATTTTATTGCGAAACTTAAAAAAGATTCGTTCAAGTATCCTGACGTAAAGTAAGGGTATttttagtatagaaaaaaatagtgtaaaataataataaaaaagtacttAGTGTAATCACAATTTCAAGTACTTACTACTTGATATAACTTGTTCTACATCGGGGATATTTTGATAATAATCAAGAAATCTCAAactgtatataataaaaaaaaattggttgcctgtaaagtcggttttacgggcgaagattttacgtgacaacgtctttttctcggtagaatatttattgatatgaatattattaaattgcacaataggaacaaggaattgaatgaaaataagaattgcacaaattttaactatagaaatatattttgtttactaaaacattgtacatgtaaacttaaacttaactaatttctatttgagtgattttgttgaggataggacgatgataggagaaatatgaaatgaaaggaagtgtttctgctgtaatgtgtcttgaacgccaagaacgctcgagaaagacagagacacaagcacggaagcacgcaccgattcaacgcgcctaattctctagtgctgcgcgcgcagcggaccgatcatgtttgagtgggagagagacgcaaggcattcgccggtccggcgggcctctctctcgttcggtgactcactgtaacagacgtgagcgggcgttacactttttcatgaatgactccgagccacaacctaatttaagacgttgtcacgtcaaaaaataataaatgaaactaaaacaaatcAAGATGTACGCTAAGCTTTTGTTTTTATTGGTGATAGCTGCTCTTGCAAGCAGTGAAATTATCAAGTAAGTCAGTAGGTACCCGATTAATTGGATTCCAAAAgtgcaaatttaataaaaaaacaaagtagGTACTGTAGTAATCACGATCGCTTAATTAATTTGTTCACGCTGGTGAATAGCAGGTGGCTATCAGGACAAAATGATTTGaagtaatttatttttcatttttttatgacaGTTCTATTGCTTGAACTGCTAGATCCTCATAATTGAATTTCATAAATACAAGCTTTTTATTCTTTTCTATTTACGTAGGAAAAATTCTATAATAAAAGGGTATTATCGTCTAAAATTTAGTTTAGTATCATCATAGGTACCATTAATACACAGATTCTTAACGGATAAGAGTAGAATACGATAAGAAAACATGGTTTGAAGGTACGAAACGAAAAATAAATGTATGATGGTATAATTATCTTGACCTGGCCTACATACCTAGATATTACCAGCAGATATACTTGAACCAGTTAGGGTAAATGATACAGGCGTTGGCCATGCTATAGTGATTGGCCATgttaacataaatttataaatattaagaatcTCTGCTGTTACTGAAATAAATCAAATCTACAGAATAATTTTGACAACGTCGCTTAATGTTCACCTAAAGTTTCGTCTGGCTACAGTCACAATAAAGTGCTTAAAAGGTCTGGTTACTTCTTGCTGTCGCCAGTTTAGTTGTTCACAGGTAAAATCTTACGAATTTCTTAAGGATTGTACACTTGTTTTTGATCCATTATAAAGTTAATCGTTGTAGATATAGATATAATTTAGCATGATATATTAAACTAAGGTTCTAACTGATCAAATTTTAGGCcccaaacatttttatataaaaaaaacgcgCGAATTTATTATGCCAATAACTATATCAATAATTTAGGTATATAAACAGTTATTGGCCGGCCGGCCAATTACTGTgataaatttctaaaataaattttcagaTATAATTTGTTTTCCATAAAAATGGGCACTCTAAATTACATTATTCTTATTGTTGCCTTTAAATATTCTAAGAGTAAACAGTCGTTGGCCGTAGGCTAATTACTATATTTCAATGTGGCCAATCACTATCGCAAtcctttttttttcagttataacatGCCAAAGGTCTGTGAAGGTGTTTCTTAccgaaaaaaatataaagaagaagatataataaaGGCTTTAGAATCTATAGAAAATGGTATGAGTCAAAGAGAAGCTTCCAAGTTATATCAGATTCCTCGAGCAACACTTCAGTTCCGGTCAAGTGTCAGATTTAATAACAAAGTTTCTCTTGGACCTCACCCAGTATTAATTTCAGAAGAAGAAGCAGTTCTAGAAAGATGGATTTTGACCTCCTACAAGAAAGGATTTCCTCGTAGAATGGAAGACATTCAAGCTTATGTAAAATATTTCCTTGACGCAGCCCCTAGAGAAAATCCGTTTAAAGATAACCATCCAGGAAGAGGATGGTATCACTCCTTCCTAAAACGTCACCCAAATATAACTCTAAGAACCGCAGAAGGAATGACAGCAGCTAGCTCAGTTGTAGCCGAAGCAGATATAAGAAACTGGTTTACTAGTGTAGAAGActatttaaaggaaaaataattatttgagaTTCTTGAATATCCCAGCAAAATCTACAATGGAGACGAAACCTGTTTTTGGCTTTgcccaaagaacaaaaaagttcttGCACCAAGAGGAGCGAAAAACGTTTATGAAATACAACATCattcaaaaaacaatatcacAGTGATGTTTACATCACATTACAGCTTGTGGTGTTGTGACCCCACCTATGATTATCTATGCTTACAAAAGACTGCCAGCTGAAATTGTTAAATCTGTACCTGATACCTGGGCAATTGGATACGGTGATAACGGTTGGATGAAAAATCAGCTGTTCTACGAATATATAGGAAACATTCTTTATCCTTACTTAAgcaaaaataacatcaaatttcCAATAGCCTTGTTCGTCGATGGTCACAGCACACATTTAACCTATGAAATAAGCGAATTATGCACAAAGCTACAGATAATTCTAATTGCTCTGTACCCTAACTCGACTCGAATCTTGCAACCTGCAGATGTGTCCGTCTTTAAGCCCTTAAAAGAAGGATGGAAAAGTGCTGTATTAAAGTTTCGGAGAGAGCACCCTACTGAAATTGTAACAAAGGACAATTTTGCTGCAGTTTTAAAAACAGTAGTTGATAATATAAAACCAGAAAATATTGGAAATGGTTTTCGTGCCTGTGGGCTTTTCCCTTGGAATGTATCTGCAATTGATTATTCCAAATGCACTGGCAAGACAAAAGAACAAGATAGAGACACGGAAGTCAGTAAAATTACATTCGAaacatttaaaaagattgttgGAGAGGAAAAATGGAAAGGCTTAAAAACTTTGTTGAAAGTGATGCACATAATTCCGATTTTTTGACGTTGTATTATGTTTATAAAGTATTTTTGGAGGCAAGTCTATCCGTTAATACTGATCAACTGAAAGATATGGATAAAGGCGAAGATACAGAGCAGCAAGGAGGAACGGACCAATTCCATGGGACGATCCAATCTGAAATCTGTAAGCCAGAATTAACTCTTGAAATCAGAAATTTACAGGATGAAAAAAATGAGGGTTTTATTAAGCATACTTCGTAAATTATCCTAAATGAGCAAATGTTTGACATTGAAAATATTCCTATTATAATAGAAGAAAATACTAGCTTCGACAACCAAATGCCTAGCACTTCATCGCTCGCCTCTGAACACGTCTTATTAAATAAGTCGTCTTCATCAATCAGCGATTATGTTATTTGGCCGAAAACTCCTGAAAGGAAAGGAAAAAGAGAGACGGAGAAACTACCATTTGTTCTGACTTCCTCCGTTAGGAAAAaggcaattaaagaaaaaatggcaATAAACAAAGAACTAGAGATGAAAAAGGAGAAACGTAAGACTGAAAGGTTgaacaaaaaagaactaaaaggaAAACAAATGACTAAAAAaaagcagcaacaaaaagaaagCCTAAACATAATTATACAGAAAGATCACTAAACAACACTAACGTTAaacttgtttctaaaaataatacagaccCAGAAGCCGTAACAAGCACAGCAGGTGATATAGAAAACAATGATCCCAATATGAAATATTCTCCAAATGTGAGTGTTAATAGCGGTGCAACCAAGGAAGTATCTAAAGTAGTACACACAGACGATGGTGATGTTTTACTCAACGTAACGGAAACCTTGCCAAAAATGGAATTCCAAGATAGACCTGAAAACATCCAAAGTTGTCTTACTGTTGTGccagaataaacaaaaagaaaactgtttAGTGACAACAGTCAAGATGGAATCATTAACACGAATATGGTTATTATTACACCATCTGCTCCTAATCCATTTAAGAACAAAACTATATACACTGGGCTGTGCTATACGTGTGTTAATAATATAACACGTAGTCAATATGGAGTAAAATGTTCAAATGGTTCCAGAACATACCATATAAAATGTATTTCCAAAAATAAGATGTTATCCTCCGAAATGGAGAACTTTTTGTGTAACGTTTGTTTTGACAAACATTGATAACATTGTAATTGGTTTGTAATTTctggcatttattaaaaatttttgaaaccaaattcgtCTTTGatcaataaaattatatataattttttaaggttttttagttttttaaccaaaattaaaatAACGCATGTAGGATACCtacataaataagaaaaatatgtaggtACCTAGGATAACTTATCCTTTTATTGGTGGCCAATTACTATCTACTTATTATGCCaatcattatcaaaattaggCCAATCACTATAAAATCTACTTTTGAaagaataaaactttttttataaatattaaacatttttaaacaataaatgacATACGGAGTAATAAAGAGGATACTTTAGTCTAATATTTAGTGTATCATTTAAATATATGgtttttaatacaaattaatGCCTTACACATTTATCAAACTCCAATGATTAAGTGGCCAATCACTGTAACCTTTACCCTATCTGTAATGAAATTAACTtcataaacataaagaaaagtaTACAGGCACAGAGATACCAACAAATTACAATATTTTAGTAGGAAATATTAGACAGATTAAAAGATTCAAATTACAAGACTGAAATAGGAGAAAGTTGtaccaaataaacaaaaaataactaGCATactataaaataaagtaaaatagatCCCAAATAAAAGACGTTTAAAAACAAGATTTagtacaaaaacaaaaacaaacaagtCGAAACAATAAACCTGGTTATGAAAAGGGTATTAAAGAACTGTCTAATCTCTTTAGAAGattagaggaagaagaagaatttaggAGCCTGAGTTATTACGAACTGACCTTTTGCTACAATAACAAAGAAATACCGTGCAATTATAagcagatatttaaaaaaaaattatcaaagttGTGTCAACCATAAGCATGCTGTTGCCTAAaaaacatcgagttagaatctatggagagggcatcacgtgattaaaaacgacctcacttcggccatattgttaagattgttttgacacttttgacagatcgtatatgtttgtttacgtttgttgtttttcgaatatttttagttttataatacttttatagaaactgtaataatatattgtgatagtgcataataatggtttcttgttctcgacgtagttgcagtagcagaagcaatgttaataaaaaatcttcaggaataacgttctacaggtaagtatacaaatatgtaaacaaagtaatggcccgtacttcaaagaataaattaatagtatttgactgtattaatttatctttatgtataatatatcgtgtttttagtgtttaccgcgggataaataaatcatagtttattaaaaatgtattgcacttttttagattatgattaaatcttctgaatatctagtcatatttttatagtagttttaatattattgtgtccggccatgatcccaccgccatattggtatcatcgttagccacgcctacctacgccgtttttaatacacacgttaatatgctcatagctactccatagattctaactcgatgctaaAAAATCgagttaaaattttaattttcattataatcaataattgtagcttattctcaaataaacataaaatttataattacaaacaaaatataaaaaatatgaaaactttaaaaaaaaataaattttatttagagTTATATATTAATATACAATGTTTTATAAAATAATCCTAACAGCTGCAAGTAACTGTTTGCTCTATATTTGTTTCATTTCTAGAGATTGATAATAATTGGCTATAATGCTCCATGCTTTTGGTGCCATAAAACCATCAGGTGGATTTTCACCCGTCCTTGCAAACTCTGAAAAAAATATTCATAATTGATgagttttattaaaactattagatactattaaaaaattagtaagggatatttcaaaattttattaaccTTGGAAATGCGCATGACCGAAAAAATGAGTCCTAAAGCAGTTTTCAGTAATGACGGATTTCATAGTTTCGTTCGTAGATTGTCGTTACCAAATAAATAAGTCAGGTTCAATTCATTTTGTAAGATCAAGATCGAGTGCCCACAACGCAACTGTTTTAAAATAACGGTTGAAAACGTGTGGGAAACTATTTTCAGAAGTATTACTTCGTAGAAGAATCCCCGTGCTTTTGCACTGCCGATGCTATCAAAATATACTGCgttccaaaattaacgcatatttttaaaattgtaatgaaaaaatttttgtttgttctttactgctttatggttgttttagaatatcttaaataaaaaaattttctttttttacaaaaaatgtattgaaattaacTATATAACATCATAAATCTAAACATCTAAGCAGACAACTGATCTaaacaaactaacattataaattaatgacaaaattgaaatttttaaagttgaagaaaatactagtaccgtGTATTAGTATCGAGTATTGCCTCCTTTGGCATTTTTTACTGCTTGACAACGATCTCTCATACTGAGAATAATCGTTCTGATTtcttcttgatcaatttgatcccaaatttcaaccaaccgcaAAAACAGTTCATCTAATGTGTTTGGTGCATTAGGTAGTTGTCGTAGTCGTCAGTCTATGATGttccaaacatgttctattggtTTGAGGTCAGGACTTCTCGCAGGTCAATCCATGGCAGGAATTCCAACCTCCTGACGATATTGCTGCACAATTATTGCCGTGTGTGGCCTGCCAATATCTTGCATAAGCATGAAATTATTTCCAGTAAATGGTGCAAATGGCACGACATGctcttctaaaatgtctgttatatACCTCTGCGATGTAAGCCGACCGCGATCTATTCTAACTAATTCCGTACGAGCCTCTAAATTAATCCCACCCTACACCATTACCCAGCCGCCGCCATACTGTACAGTCCCTACAGAAGCGTTTCACAGACCTTCTATACACTCGGTTTCTcctgtcatcagaaaaaagacagtacctgaattcatcggtgaacaatattCTTCCCCAATCGTCATTATTCCAATCAACATGTTCACGAGCAAAATGCAATCTTTGATTTCTATGGTATCTGGTCAATAATGGACCAATTGGTGCTCTTCCAGGATGTAGGTCGATTTATgcaagtcttcttctaatcgtatttTCGCTGATTCTAAAGTTATAACGATCCAAAAATTAATTTTGTAGAGAAGTACTGATAACAAACCTTTGTCTCAGTGTACGAAGTGTCAAAAACCGGACTCGATTAGGAGTTGTAACCGTTCTACAGCCTTGACCGGGTCTTCTCGAGTTACTTCCAGTAAAAGAAACACGTGTTAACACTCTTGAAATGGTTGTCTGGGTGACGTTAAAACGTTTAGCGTGTATCCTTCTTCGCGAAGAGTAGCGATTCTAAAACAGtcactttctgacaaatttctattttcttgctgctggtggttcatttcaaagaaaaaacacttaataaacttgaaagacCCTGAAAGACCTTGAAAGAGATTagcatgtttttaaattttttgcaattgtaataattatagaggcatatcggtaaccagcaccctgagcagactgtatggacgaattttgagaaatatgatcgaggaagaatataagcacaatgaagaggaagaacaaagcgggttccgtgcagaaagatcgtgcaccgataacgtattttgtcttaaacaaataatagaaaaaagatcggctaagaatctagaaactcatattacttttgtagacctgcaaaaagcatatgacaacatcctcttaacaaaactgtggataacgttgaaaagatctaacatcaaccacacattgataaatgctgtacaagaactatatagagactctaaggcacagataaaaacaggaaaatatctaacggaagaattcctggttacaaaaggcttgcgacagggatgctgtatctcaccaaccttattcaagatatatgttgcagcggcattggaaagatggaaaagaaaggtacataggatgggtatagagcttagcaatgaatgtatatatacactccagtttgctgatgaccaggtagtgctagcgaccgacagggaagacatgcagtacatgctaagaaaactgatagaatataacgactggggaatgaatgtcaatacaacaaaaaccaaatatctttgtattggaaacgagtcagataacatagacctcgaaaacggacaacatatttcctgctgtcagagctatgactacttgggtgttgcctttgacaatacaggaactgatacacgggaaatagaaaaacgaaccactcaagcaaagaaagtcttaggatgtctcaatagtatactgtggagtaaagagataacgaaaggaaggaaatttaatatatatgagaccatgattaaaactactcttctttatggggctgaaacatggagaattagtgaaaagaacaaaaagcgaatagaagcagtagagacggatgcaatgagaagatctttaggtatttccagacgagaccgaatcagaaatgatgtaataaaacaacgtatgggaatagaaggaaatataactcaatatatagagaagaaacaattaaggtggtatgggcatgttcaacggatgccagcatcaagactccccaaaaaagtaatagaatggcaaccgataggtcgacggaaaagaggcagacccagattagaatggcaacatggcgtaaacaagtccatgagcgaaagaaatttaacaacaaacgactgcgaagataggaagagatggtgtttaggtatcggacaacgtcgaaagacgttctaaacctatgtatatatatatatatataaattttttgcaaaaaatggtaaaaacatcaGCGTTTTTTACAGTTGtttcgataaattttacaatataccgggggtaacaatactatattagcacaaaaatcataacatgaaagttatttgatttaccagggtttttaaaattattcgtTAATTTTGGAGCATAGTTGCGAGTGCAATCGGTTTCAGACCGCAGTTTTAAAACAGTTGCACCGTGGGCGCTCGACCTTATACAAGACAATCTTTTATACAGCACCAATTATAGCAATTATTGCAAGTAGTACATTTAGAGTTAGTAAAATATTTAAGTATATAAAAGAGTAGTTAGTATTCTCGTTTTTTGCTAATAACTCTACTGTATATTTATTTCGTCACAGAGGCTAAACTTTAAACAGAAAGTATAATTTCATTTAtaattttacatgtttttatacttcatatatgaaaatattgataaaataatagaaatataacGACATGGAGATTATTTGGAACCATAGCCAcagcttttaatatatttttttaagtggaAAATGTTCTAACTCGACCTTAATAAAGATCATCATATCATGTGACTTAAATAAAGTGTGACTTACTCCTCATTTTCGTTCCAGATATAAAATCGAATTCATCTTTCCTATTTGGTTCGAAAAAGTCCATTTTCCTCTTGGTCATATCATAAGCTGCTACACGAAAAGGTATGATTTCTAATGATCCAAGTCCTGGAGCTTTCTTAAGGATACGAGCACCATGCGTTGCATCGTATAAATTGCCATCTGGGGTAGCTTCCTTTCCACGTGGGTGGGGAACCCCAGCTGGGTCTCGACCAACTATATAATGGTTAGCTCCAGCGATCATTCTGGCCTTTGCATGCCATTGTAcctgattttaataataaaaaatgttaaacattaaaagttcttaacaaaaaaaagtgattctgaagctattttctggtGGCATCTTAATTTACTATTtatattgggaataagccacaattttactttaaaatattttaaaaacgattttcgAAATAGAAATCAAGACATCAAAATatcctaaaaataaaattgtggcttatgtcAATCATATATTAGGTTTTTGTCCTACGCTAGATTTTGGAAAAGAACGGAAAACGTAACCGCCACGTACATCAAaatctttgtagattttaaacaagcgtaTAATTCTGTAAGCGGAGACGTATTGTGGAATGTTATGGTGAAAATTAAAGAACCTAGGAAGCTGAATACACCATCATTAAACGGCTAAGCCTGATAAGTAAAGAATaccgaaaaaacaaaaataatggtcaAAGAGACGGCAAATAATAATCTAACGTACatacaccttcttcttcttcatatgccttgtccgttccg includes these proteins:
- the LOC140451312 gene encoding uncharacterized protein; its protein translation is MPKVCEGVSYRKKYKEEDIIKALESIENGMSQREASKLYQIPRATLQFRSSVRFNNKVSLGPHPVLISEEEAVLERWILTSYKKGFPRRMEDIQAYVKYFLDAAPRENPFKDNHPGRGWYHSFLKRHPNITLRTAEGMTAASSVVAEADIRNWFTSVEDYLKEK